The Streptomyces rimosus genomic interval GGAGTCCAGCAGGTCGTGGAACGGTTTGTAGTTGCCGTTCGGGTAGCGCAGCCGGACGAACGCCAGCACCCCCAGCCCGATGGCCTCCGGCTCGATCACCGCCGCGTACCCGGATATCACTCCGGCCTCCTCCATGCGCCGGACGCGCTCGGTGACCGCGCTCGCGGACATGTTCACGGCGCGGGCCAGCTCGGCGTACCCCGCGCGGCCGTTGCGCTGGAGGACGTCGAGAATGCGCCAGTCGGTGGCGTCGGGGGAATAGTCGGTCATGCGAGGTGTCTAGCAGTGGAATCCCCGGCGGATCAAGACTTCTGCCGGTGATCATTACTTCTCGGCACCGTGCCGTGACCATAGATTCATCCGCATGACCACACCGATTGTTTCCCCCGACGCCCCGCCCGCCGTCTCCCCCGTCCTGCGGACACCGCCCGCCGCTCCCGCCGAGGCCGCCGCCTACTTCGCGGCCCGGCTCGCCTTTTACACCGACGCCGCCGACGTGCACGCCGCCCTCACCGGCGGTGACCCCGGCTTCGTCCTCGTCGATGTCCGCAGCACCGAATCCTGGGACCAGGGACACATCGCCGACGCCCTGCACCTGCCCACGGCCGCCATCCCGCAGCACGCCGCCAAGCTCCTGGACCCGGCCGTCCCCGTCGTCGTCCACTGCTGGGGCCCCGGCTGCGACGGCGCCACCCGCGCCGCGGCGGCCCTCGCCGAGCGGGGATACCGGGTCAAGGAGATGCTCGGCGGAATCGAGTACTGGATACGCGAAGGGCACGCCGTACAGACGGCGCAGGGACGCGAACAGCACGCGCCCGACCCGCTCACCGCGCCCCTCGGTGACGGGGACTGCGGCTGCTGACACCGCGCGGGCGCGCCGGACAAAAGGCAGAAGCAACCCGGAAGAGGGTTTCCGGCGCCGAAGCGGTGTGCGGGTCCCGTTCCCGCTGGCATGGTGCCGGATGTGAACAACGAACGCGACGTCGTCCGCTATTACCGGCAGCCGGGATCACGGCTCGGATATCGCCTCTTCCTGCACGGCACCAAGCATTTCGGTTTCTACCGCGAGCACGACTCCCCCTGGAACTGGCCGAAGGCGCTGCGCCGCATGGAGGACGTCCTGGGGGAGCGGCTCGCGCAGCCGCCCGGCGCGCGGGTGCTGGACGCCGGGTGCGGTGTCGGGGACGTGGCCGCCCGGCTGGCGGGCCGCTTCGGTCTGCGGATCGACGGCGTGGACCTGGTCGCCGCCCATGTCGCCGAGGCCCGGCGCCGGGCCCGCCGCCGCGGCCTCGACCCGCTGCTCACCTTCGCGCACGGGGACTACGCGGTACTGGATTTCCCCGACGAGAGCTTCGACGCCGTCTACACGATGGAGACTCTGGTGCACGCGGCGGAGGCCGAGACCGTGCTGCGGGAGTTCCACCGGGTGCTGAAACCGGGCGGCCGGCTGGTCATGTTCGAGTACGCCAGGGAAGTGCCGACCCGGATGCCCGGGCCGGCGGCCGAGACCTTCCGGCAGCTGAACGACTGGGCCGCGATGCCGTCGTTCCAGCGTTTCGTGCACGGCACGCTGGAACGCCTCACCGCGGAGGCCGGATTCTCCGTCCGGCGGGTCGAGGACATTTCCCGCAGCATGTGGCCGATGCTCCGGAGTTTCGCGGTCATCGCGCGACTGCCGTACGCCGCGGTCCGGGCGGTGGGGCTGGAGCGGTACGCCGTGAATTCCATGTCCGCCGTCGAATTCTGGCGGCACCGGGCGTTCTGGCGGTACGAAATTCACAGCGCCGAGAAGTGAGCAGGGCCCGCGGAGGAATCACGCCTCCGCGAACACATACGTCCGCAGCCCGCCCCGGTCGCCGGACGGCACGAACCCGGCCCGCTCCAGCACCCGCTGCGACGGTATGTTCGCCGGCTCGGTCACCGCCCGTACCGTACGGACCTCGGGGCGGCCGGACGCCCAGTCGGCCAGCAGGCGCGTCGCCTCCGTGGCCCAGCCCTCGCCGCGCGCCGCGGGGCAGAGCGTGTAGCCGATCTCCACCTCGCCCTCGTCGTCCGGAGGGCCGTGGAAGCAGATGGAGCCCACGGCCGTACCGTCGTCGGCCCGGGTGATCGTGAACAGGCCCCAGCCGGGGCAGTACGGCCCGAGTGTGACGGACTGCGCGACGGCGGCGGCGGTGGAGGCGGTGGCCTCCGGCGGCCGTCCGCCCACCCACACCGGCCCACCGGGGCGGTCGTCGAGGCCGCCGCCGTCCGCCAGCCGCGCCGCCGCGGTCGGCAGTACGGGCCGCAGCACCACCCGGCCCGCCGCCAGCGTCAGCGGAAAGCCCGCACCGGCCGTGGCCAGCGCCTCGACCAGCGTGCCGGTGTCCGCGCCCTCGGGCAGCCCGCTGACCTGCCCGTCGCCCACCTCGATCACCCGCCACACGCCGTCCGTGCGCCGCGCCAGGTCCGTGGTGACGAACCGGCAGCCCAGCTTGCGCAGCGCTGCCCGTACGACGGGGGCGACCGCCGACAGGTCCGGCACCGGATACTGCCCCGGCGTATCCGGGTGCGCCCCGACGAGCACCGGCTCGCCGTCCACCCACCACACGCGCGCCTCGCCCGCCGTCCCGTACGGCTCGAAGGCGCGCAGCACCACGCCGCCGGTCAGGAACTCCTCCTGCAAGTCCACGAACCGGTTGACCACCGCGGCCAGGCGCGCGGTGTCGGACGTGTCCGGGACGTACGCGGCCTCGTCCCACTCGTGCTTGCGGGACTTCACCCAGTCCTTGACCACGGCGGGCCCGCCGCCCAGCGGCGCGGCCAGCCGGGCCAGCTCCGCCTCGCCGGGCGGCTGTCCCGGCGCGCACGGCAGCCAGCGGCTGTACGGCGTGAGGTCGGCGAACGTCTCGTACCAGCCGGGGAGTTCGTGGGCGGTGCGGTAACTCCCGGGCGTGGTCAGCAGCAGGCAGCCGCGCTCGCCGAGGGCCGCGGCGAGCGCGGCGTACCGCTCGGACGGAAGCATCCAGCCGCGGTACCACGCCGCCCCGGCCCCGCTGGGCACCCGTGCCACCGCCCGTACCGCGTCCCCGGCGACCAGCGCCTCGTGGTCGATCACCGCGCCGCGCACACCGATGGCCCGTACAGCGGCGGCGTCCCGGGCGAACTCCGGATCCGTGCGGCCGGGGCGCAGCGGATCGCCGGGGAAGAGGAACACGCGGTCCACCGGCCTCAGATACGCGACAGCTCGGCCAGCAGGTCGTCCAGACCCAGCGAGCCCTGCGACAGCGCGGCCATGTGCCACGCCTTGAGGTCGAAGTCGGCGCCGTGCCGCTGCCGGGCCGCTTCCCGGCCCTGGAGCCAGGTGCGCTCGCCGAGCTTGTAGCCGATGGCCTGGCCCGGCATGCCCTGATAGCGGATGATCTCGCTCTCGACGAAGTCCGCGGAGCGGCTGGAGTACCGGCCGAAGAACTCCTGCGCCAGCTCGGGCGTCCACCGCTCGCCGGGGTGGAAGGGCGAGTCGTCCGGGATGGTCAGCTCCAGGTGCATGCCGATGTCGATGATGACGCGGACCGCGCGCATCATCTGCGCGTCGAGATAGCCGAGCCGGCGCTCGGGGCTGGTCAGGAAGCCCAGCTCGTCCATCAGCCGCTCCGCGTACAGCGCCCAGCCCTCGGCGTTGGCGCTGACCATGCCCACCCCCGTCTGGTAGCGCGAGAGGTCCTCGGCCACGTGCGCCCACTGCGCCAGTTGGAGGTGGTGGCCCGGCACGCCCTCGTGGTACCAGGTCGAGACCAGATCGTACGCAGGGAAGCGGGTCCGGCCCATGGTCGGCAGCCACGTGCGGCCGGGGCGGGAGAAGTCCAGCGAAGGGCTGGTGTAGTACGGCGCGGCGGCGCCGCCGGGCGGGGCGATCCGCGACTCCACGTGCTTGACCCGCTCCGCCAGGTCGAAGTGGGTGCCGTCCAGCGCCTCGATGGCCTGGTCCATCAGCGCCTGGAGCCACTGGCGGGTCTCCTCGACACCCTCCACGGCCTCGCCGTTCTCGTCCAGCCAGGCCAGCGCCTCCCACGGGGTCTTCGCCCCGGGCAGCACCTTCTCCGCCTCCTGGACCATCTCGGCGTGCAGCCGGTGGAACTCCGACCAGCCGTAGGCGTACGCCTCGTCCAGATCCAGGTCGGCGCCGTTGAAGTAGCGGGCGAGGCGGGCGTAGCGCTCGCGGCCCACCACGTCCGGAGCGCCCTCGATCGCGGGCGCGTACCGGCCGCGGAACCAGTCGCGCAGCTCCACGAGGGCGCCGGTCGCGAGCGCGGCGGCGGCGTTCAGCTCCCCGCGCAGCGCGTCGGGGCCCGGCTCGGTCAGCTCGGCGAACCAGCT includes:
- a CDS encoding DUF885 domain-containing protein; the encoded protein is MSHTTASDSAPLPRQVADAYVDALVELDPITGTFLGVPESSSRLPDFSPTGQEAVAQLARTTLNRLAEAERRPGADSESERRCARLLRERLTAELAVHEAGEGLRTVSNLHSPLHAVREVMTITPVETDDDWAALAQRLRAVPAALEGYRASLEAGLKRDLPAGPRQVATVIGQLDTWIGTDRSWFAELTEPGPDALRGELNAAAALATGALVELRDWFRGRYAPAIEGAPDVVGRERYARLARYFNGADLDLDEAYAYGWSEFHRLHAEMVQEAEKVLPGAKTPWEALAWLDENGEAVEGVEETRQWLQALMDQAIEALDGTHFDLAERVKHVESRIAPPGGAAAPYYTSPSLDFSRPGRTWLPTMGRTRFPAYDLVSTWYHEGVPGHHLQLAQWAHVAEDLSRYQTGVGMVSANAEGWALYAERLMDELGFLTSPERRLGYLDAQMMRAVRVIIDIGMHLELTIPDDSPFHPGERWTPELAQEFFGRYSSRSADFVESEIIRYQGMPGQAIGYKLGERTWLQGREAARQRHGADFDLKAWHMAALSQGSLGLDDLLAELSRI
- a CDS encoding GNAT family N-acetyltransferase; amino-acid sequence: MDRVFLFPGDPLRPGRTDPEFARDAAAVRAIGVRGAVIDHEALVAGDAVRAVARVPSGAGAAWYRGWMLPSERYAALAAALGERGCLLLTTPGSYRTAHELPGWYETFADLTPYSRWLPCAPGQPPGEAELARLAAPLGGGPAVVKDWVKSRKHEWDEAAYVPDTSDTARLAAVVNRFVDLQEEFLTGGVVLRAFEPYGTAGEARVWWVDGEPVLVGAHPDTPGQYPVPDLSAVAPVVRAALRKLGCRFVTTDLARRTDGVWRVIEVGDGQVSGLPEGADTGTLVEALATAGAGFPLTLAAGRVVLRPVLPTAAARLADGGGLDDRPGGPVWVGGRPPEATASTAAAVAQSVTLGPYCPGWGLFTITRADDGTAVGSICFHGPPDDEGEVEIGYTLCPAARGEGWATEATRLLADWASGRPEVRTVRAVTEPANIPSQRVLERAGFVPSGDRGGLRTYVFAEA
- a CDS encoding class I SAM-dependent methyltransferase, with the translated sequence MNNERDVVRYYRQPGSRLGYRLFLHGTKHFGFYREHDSPWNWPKALRRMEDVLGERLAQPPGARVLDAGCGVGDVAARLAGRFGLRIDGVDLVAAHVAEARRRARRRGLDPLLTFAHGDYAVLDFPDESFDAVYTMETLVHAAEAETVLREFHRVLKPGGRLVMFEYAREVPTRMPGPAAETFRQLNDWAAMPSFQRFVHGTLERLTAEAGFSVRRVEDISRSMWPMLRSFAVIARLPYAAVRAVGLERYAVNSMSAVEFWRHRAFWRYEIHSAEK
- a CDS encoding rhodanese-like domain-containing protein yields the protein MTTPIVSPDAPPAVSPVLRTPPAAPAEAAAYFAARLAFYTDAADVHAALTGGDPGFVLVDVRSTESWDQGHIADALHLPTAAIPQHAAKLLDPAVPVVVHCWGPGCDGATRAAAALAERGYRVKEMLGGIEYWIREGHAVQTAQGREQHAPDPLTAPLGDGDCGC
- a CDS encoding Lrp/AsnC family transcriptional regulator, whose translation is MTDYSPDATDWRILDVLQRNGRAGYAELARAVNMSASAVTERVRRMEEAGVISGYAAVIEPEAIGLGVLAFVRLRYPNGNYKPFHDLLDSTPEILEAHHVTGDDCFVLKVAARSMKHLEEVSGRVGALGSVTTSVVYSSPLPRRPISH